The Bacteroidia bacterium genome segment CAGATAGGCTCCCATTTGTATAATTTATAGACAGATTATTGGGATCATAGCCAAGAGAACGAAGTAGAGAATCACATTTAGAGATAGTTTCAATAGACCCAGGTGAATTTCGAAATCTATACCTCAATAATCTAGCCAATGCATAGCTCATGATTTCCTCTCGGCCTTTTTTAACATCCCCTTCATAATTAAACCCCTCAAACCCTAGGGTGAAATTATGTACAGTTTTTCCCAATAGATAAGTTTCTGAATTTTCAGATAAAACAGCCCATGCATCATACATAGCTATTGAGGTATGGAAAAGATTTCTGGCATGGACAGTTGGTCTTGCAAAATCATTTCTAATTCCTTCAAGTAGAACCTCATTCCATTTACGGGCCACAGAATGCTGTGATTTTGATACTGATGAAAATAGTACTAAGAATAGAAATATAATGAATCTTACATTTTGCATGTCGTTATTTTTTTGATAACATCAAAAATAGGAAAGGAAATTACATTTCCTAGATCCCCGATCTAATTAACCATTTCCCAACTTTTTGCATCGGCTGTTCAATCAACTTATAGGATACATAAGAAATAGGAATGGTTATGATTAAAACGGTAAATAATCGAAAAATGTAATTTATAATGGCCCAAAGAGGATTAGTTGGCTGGATAAAATCGAGAAAATTCCAGTATCCCAACCAATAAAGTACGGCAAAATGTACTAAATATGCCCCATAGCTAATTGTACCTAAAAATTGAAGGGGTGAATTGACTATAAATTTGAACTCATATTTTGAGAGGGCCAAAAGCAATAGCAAAAAACCCAACCCAAATGCTATGTTAGGTGGTATTAGCTTGGGCCAAATCATGGTAGCTAAGAATAAGCCTGCCAAAGATCCTAAGTTAAATTTTGATACACTTATATCTCTTTTTATTACGATAAAGTAGGCGATAATTCCACAGCCAAATACAGGTAATTGAGCAGGTAAGTAAAGATTTAAATAGGCCTTCCATAATTCAATCTCCTCAATGGGTGGGTACTGATACCCTATCGCTTTGAGGATTTGTG includes the following:
- a CDS encoding acyltransferase, producing MKLNYIDALRGLAILGVMIVNTGSYGFNEYPDFFDALISQGERGVQLFFVVSAFTLFLSYQYRLEKERKVVRNFFIRRYFRIAPLYYIGIAYYLWQDGFGGRFWLGNEPFVTPWNILANVLFIHGVRPTWITSVVPGGWSITAEMMFYLLIPMLIGRIKNLNQAIHFTLGTFVLAQILKAIGYQYPPIEEIELWKAYLNLYLPAQLPVFGCGIIAYFIVIKRDISVSKFNLGSLAGLFLATMIWPKLIPPNIAFGLGFLLLLLALSKYEFKFIVNSPLQFLGTISYGAYLVHFAVLYWLGYWNFLDFIQPTNPLWAIINYIFRLFTVLIITIPISYVSYKLIEQPMQKVGKWLIRSGI